Proteins encoded in a region of the Fundulus heteroclitus isolate FHET01 chromosome 2, MU-UCD_Fhet_4.1, whole genome shotgun sequence genome:
- the ldha gene encoding L-lactate dehydrogenase A chain (The RefSeq protein has 1 substitution compared to this genomic sequence), with product MSTQEKLISHVMKEEPVGCRNKVTVVGVGMVGMASAISVLLKDLCDELALVDVMEDKLKGEAMDLQHGALFLKTHKIVADKDYSVTANSKVVVVTAGARQQEGESRLNLVQRNVNIFKFIIPNIVKYSPNCILLVVSNPVDILTYVAWKLSGFPRHRVIGSGTNLDSARFRHLMGEKFHLHPSSCHGWIVGEHGDSSVAVWSGVNIAGVSLQTLNPNMGADGDSENWKELHKKVVDGAYEVIKLKGYTSWAIGMSVADLVESIVKNLHKVHPVSTLVQGMHGVKDEVFLSIPCVLGNSGLTDVIHMTLKPEEEKQLVKSAETLWGVQKELTL from the exons ATGTCCACCCAGGAGAAGCTCATCAGCCATGTGATGAAGGAGGAGCCTGTTGGCTGCAGGAACAAGGTGACCGTGGTGGGAGTCGGCATGGTGGGCATGGCGTCCGCCATCAGCGTCCTGCTCAAG GATCTGTGTGACGAGCTGGCCCTGGTCGACGTGATGGAAGACAAGCTGAAGGGCGAGGCCATGGACCTGCAGCACGGAGCCCTCTTCCTCAAGACGCACAAGATTGTAGCCGACAAAG ACTACAGCGTGACCGCCAACTccaaggtggtggtggtgaccGCCGGCGCCCGCCAGCAGGAGGGCGAGAGCCGCCTTAACCTGGTGCAGCGCAACGTCAACATCTTTAAGTTCATCATCCCCAACATTGTGAAATACAGCCCCAACTGCATCCTGCTGGTGGTCTCCAACCCAG TCGACATCCTGACCTACGTGGCGTGGAAGCTGAGTGGTTTCCCCCGTCACCGCGTCATCGGCTCCGGCACCAACCTGGACAGCGCCCGTTTCCGCCACCTCATGGGAGAGAAGTTCCACCTCCACCCTTCAAGCTGTCACGGCTGGATCGTCGGAGAGCACGGAGACTCCAGCG TGGCTGTGTGGAGTGGTGTGAACATCGCTGGAGTTTCTCTGCAAACACTCAACCCCAACATGGGTGCAGATGGCGACAGCGAGAACTGGAAGGATCTCCACAAGAAGGTGGTTGATGG GGCCTACGAGGTCATCAAGCTGAAGGGCTACACTTCCTGGGCGATTGGCATGTCTGTAGCCGACTTGGTAGAGAGCATCGTGAAGAACCTGCACAAAGTTCACCCAGTGTCCACACTTGTCCAG GGCATGCACGGCGTGAAGGATGAGGTTTTCCTGAGCATCCCGTGCGTCCTGGGCAACAGCGGCCTGACGGACGTCATTCACATGACGCTGAAACCCGAGGAGGAGAAGCAGCTGGTGAAGAGCGCCGAGACCCTGTGGGGCGTGCAGAAGGAGCTGACCCTGTGA